The following are encoded together in the Mumia sp. Pv4-285 genome:
- a CDS encoding D-alanine--D-alanine ligase family protein: MPTDPTVSPATPGRVCVLLVFGGRSSEHAVSCMTAREVLAVIDRDRYDVVAVGITRDGRWVLHEGELATDVDGLPQVDPGGTPVALAGDRVLALGDDGSSRPLASVDVAFPLLHGPWGEDGTLQGLFEMAGVRYVGSGVLASAVAMDKAVAKQLFAAAALPQLPYAVVTAAEWKSDPAAVRETVASMHYPVFVKPARAGSSMGGTLVADEHALAAAIALAQEHDPKVIVESAVEAREVECGVLQDPDGSLRVSTPGEIAVDHGAGHEFYDFSAKYVDGTSKNLIPAPIEDTLVDRVRDKAARAFLALGCEGIARVDFFLLDGTFFINEVNTMPGFTPYSMYPQVWEASGLGYADLVERLIAHALARPTGLR, translated from the coding sequence ATGCCTACTGACCCGACCGTGAGCCCGGCCACACCAGGCAGGGTCTGCGTCCTGCTGGTCTTCGGCGGACGATCGAGCGAGCATGCCGTGTCGTGCATGACTGCGCGCGAGGTCCTTGCCGTGATCGACCGGGACCGTTACGACGTCGTCGCCGTCGGCATCACCCGCGACGGGCGGTGGGTGCTCCACGAGGGCGAGCTGGCAACGGACGTCGACGGGCTGCCCCAGGTCGACCCGGGAGGCACCCCGGTCGCGCTCGCCGGAGACAGGGTCCTCGCCTTGGGCGACGACGGGAGCAGCCGCCCGCTCGCCTCGGTGGACGTCGCTTTCCCGCTGCTGCACGGCCCGTGGGGCGAGGACGGCACGCTCCAGGGCCTCTTCGAGATGGCCGGCGTGCGCTACGTCGGCTCGGGAGTCCTCGCGAGCGCGGTCGCCATGGACAAGGCCGTCGCGAAGCAGCTGTTCGCGGCTGCTGCGCTCCCGCAGCTCCCGTACGCGGTGGTGACCGCCGCCGAGTGGAAGAGCGACCCCGCGGCCGTGCGCGAGACCGTGGCCTCGATGCACTACCCGGTGTTCGTGAAGCCGGCCCGCGCAGGCTCCAGCATGGGTGGGACCCTCGTCGCCGACGAGCACGCGCTCGCCGCAGCGATCGCCCTCGCGCAGGAGCACGACCCCAAGGTGATCGTCGAGTCCGCCGTCGAGGCCCGCGAGGTCGAGTGCGGGGTTCTGCAGGACCCCGACGGCTCGCTCCGCGTGAGCACGCCCGGTGAGATCGCCGTCGACCACGGCGCCGGGCACGAGTTCTACGACTTCAGTGCCAAGTACGTGGACGGCACCTCCAAGAACCTGATCCCAGCACCGATCGAGGACACCCTCGTCGACCGGGTACGCGACAAGGCAGCGCGCGCGTTCCTCGCGCTGGGCTGCGAGGGCATCGCCCGAGTGGACTTCTTCCTCCTCGACGGCACGTTCTTCATCAACGAGGTCAACACCATGCCCGGCTTCACCCCGTACTCGATGTATCCGCAGGTGTGGGAGGCGAGCGGGCTCGGCTACGCCGACCTCGTCGAACGCCTCATCGCGCACGCCCTGGCGCGCCCGACCGGTCTGCGCTGA
- a CDS encoding DUF3515 domain-containing protein: MPGRPPLIRTTRTACAIGLLVALAGCADTVAVDPPEPATDVASLCSDLLEDAPGSVSGQDAVRVAPADAGRAWGSPAIVMRCGVERPAALESTSRCDMVDGVGWFTQEDDDHYVFTTIGRTAYVEVSVPRRYDPPADALTDLAAAIDEHDPVVKPCV; this comes from the coding sequence GTGCCCGGTCGTCCACCTCTGATCCGCACCACCCGTACGGCCTGCGCGATCGGTCTTCTCGTCGCGCTCGCGGGCTGCGCCGACACCGTCGCCGTCGACCCGCCCGAGCCCGCGACCGATGTCGCCTCGTTGTGCTCGGACCTGCTCGAGGACGCTCCCGGGAGCGTGTCGGGTCAGGATGCCGTCCGTGTGGCGCCTGCCGACGCCGGACGGGCGTGGGGCAGCCCGGCGATCGTGATGCGCTGCGGCGTCGAGCGTCCAGCCGCGCTCGAGTCGACCTCGCGCTGCGACATGGTCGACGGGGTCGGGTGGTTCACGCAGGAGGACGACGACCACTACGTGTTCACGACGATCGGACGGACGGCGTACGTCGAGGTGAGCGTCCCCCGTCGGTACGACCCACCCGCGGACGCGCTCACCGACCTCGCGGCGGCGATCGATGAGCACGACCCCGTCGTGAAGCCCTGCGTCTGA
- a CDS encoding Lrp/AsnC family transcriptional regulator, with protein MVQAYILVQTEVGKAADVATAIAEVSGVTLAEDVTGPYDVIVRAEAKHVDELGEMVVAQIQRIDGITRTLTCPVVHL; from the coding sequence GTGGTGCAGGCCTACATCCTGGTCCAGACCGAGGTCGGCAAGGCTGCCGACGTCGCTACCGCCATCGCTGAGGTGAGCGGTGTGACGCTCGCCGAGGACGTCACCGGTCCGTACGACGTCATCGTGCGGGCGGAGGCCAAGCACGTCGACGAGCTCGGCGAGATGGTCGTGGCGCAGATCCAGCGCATCGACGGCATCACCCGGACCCTCACGTGCCCGGTCGTCCACCTCTGA
- a CDS encoding thiamine-phosphate kinase yields the protein MDTTSPGAGDRRTLGELGEFGLIAQVAREPRTDRVQIGPGDDCAYVRVATGSVLVSTDLLVEGRHFRRDWAEAYDVGRRAAAANLADVMAMGGVATALTVGFAAPADLDVQWAEDLTRGIVDEAALVGAEVVGGDVTAADAVTIAITVLGESDQAPVLRSGARPGDVVALAGRVGWAGAGLHVLARGFRSPRVLVDAFRRPEPPYAEGPRAAVHGATAMIDVSDGLLADLGHVAESSGVAIALDGAAFEVADPIADVAAATNVDALSFLLTGGDDHTLAATFPAAVGAPDGWRVVGTVSDGDGVTVDGVPWEGPGGHEHYR from the coding sequence ATGGACACGACATCTCCCGGAGCCGGCGACCGCCGTACGCTCGGCGAGCTCGGTGAGTTCGGGCTCATCGCCCAGGTCGCTCGCGAACCCCGTACGGACAGGGTGCAGATCGGGCCCGGGGACGACTGCGCGTACGTGCGGGTGGCGACCGGCTCCGTCCTGGTCTCGACCGACCTCCTCGTCGAGGGACGGCACTTCCGGCGGGACTGGGCGGAGGCGTACGACGTGGGGCGTCGCGCCGCTGCCGCGAACCTCGCCGACGTCATGGCGATGGGCGGAGTCGCCACGGCACTGACCGTCGGCTTCGCCGCGCCGGCCGACCTGGACGTCCAGTGGGCGGAGGACCTGACCCGCGGCATCGTCGACGAGGCGGCTCTGGTGGGCGCGGAGGTGGTCGGCGGAGACGTCACGGCGGCCGACGCGGTGACGATCGCGATCACGGTGCTGGGAGAGTCAGACCAGGCGCCCGTCCTACGCTCGGGTGCTCGGCCGGGGGACGTCGTCGCGCTCGCCGGCCGCGTCGGGTGGGCCGGAGCGGGCCTGCACGTCCTCGCGCGAGGCTTCCGGTCACCGCGGGTGCTCGTGGACGCGTTCCGACGCCCTGAGCCGCCGTACGCCGAGGGACCCCGCGCGGCCGTCCACGGCGCCACCGCCATGATCGACGTGAGCGACGGGCTGCTCGCCGACCTCGGCCACGTGGCCGAGTCGAGCGGGGTCGCGATCGCGCTGGACGGCGCTGCCTTCGAGGTGGCGGACCCGATCGCCGACGTGGCTGCGGCCACGAACGTCGATGCGCTGAGCTTCCTTCTCACCGGGGGCGACGACCACACCCTCGCGGCGACGTTCCCGGCCGCCGTCGGTGCACCCGACGGCTGGCGGGTCGTCGGCACGGTGTCCGACGGCGACGGTGTCACCGTCGACGGTGTGCCGTGGGAAGGGCCAGGAGGCCACGAGCACTACCGCTGA
- a CDS encoding AraC family transcriptional regulator: MDVLSDVLLAVRLTGAVYFDIEARSPFVAQSPPTDVIAAKVAADSEHLIAFHVLTSGSCWVEAVDEPEPAELLRAGEMVIFSSGEANILSSAPGMRGQPNLSQYYRPVSEALPFVIDINGDSSAERCRIVCGYLACDKRPFNPLLESLPRMVHAPVSGRSWGWMTSLLDAAVAASDEHDAGQEAMLAKLSELMFLEALRSHLEGLPPQTRNWVAGLRDREVGSALRLMHGRFAEPWTLEQLAREIGISRSSLAERFTSYVGVPPMTYLARWRLQLAARLLQGGSLSVAQAATAVGYQSESAFNRAFKRQVGEAPGAWRRRDL, encoded by the coding sequence GTGGACGTTCTCTCCGACGTCCTGCTCGCCGTGCGTCTGACCGGGGCGGTCTACTTCGACATCGAGGCACGATCGCCCTTCGTCGCCCAGAGCCCGCCCACCGACGTCATCGCCGCGAAGGTCGCCGCTGACTCCGAGCACCTGATCGCGTTCCACGTGCTGACCTCCGGCTCGTGCTGGGTCGAGGCCGTCGACGAGCCCGAGCCCGCCGAGCTGCTGCGAGCCGGCGAGATGGTGATCTTCTCGTCGGGTGAGGCCAACATCCTGTCGTCAGCGCCGGGGATGCGCGGACAGCCGAACCTGTCGCAGTACTACCGCCCCGTGAGCGAGGCCCTGCCGTTCGTCATCGACATCAACGGCGACAGCTCAGCCGAGCGGTGCCGGATCGTGTGCGGCTACCTCGCCTGCGACAAGCGGCCGTTCAACCCGTTGCTGGAGTCCCTGCCACGGATGGTCCACGCCCCCGTGTCCGGCCGCAGCTGGGGATGGATGACCAGCCTGCTCGACGCCGCCGTCGCGGCGAGCGACGAGCACGACGCCGGGCAGGAAGCGATGCTGGCCAAGCTCTCGGAGCTGATGTTCCTCGAGGCGCTCCGCTCCCATCTCGAGGGGCTGCCACCACAGACGCGGAACTGGGTGGCAGGCCTGCGCGACCGCGAGGTCGGCTCGGCGCTGCGGCTCATGCACGGCCGGTTCGCAGAACCGTGGACGCTCGAGCAGCTCGCGCGGGAGATCGGCATCTCGCGCTCGTCCCTGGCGGAACGCTTCACCTCGTACGTCGGCGTGCCGCCGATGACCTATCTCGCGCGCTGGCGCCTGCAGCTCGCCGCCCGCCTGCTCCAGGGCGGCTCGCTCAGCGTCGCGCAGGCCGCGACCGCCGTCGGGTACCAGTCGGAGTCGGCGTTCAACCGGGCGTTCAAGCGACAGGTCGGGGAAGCACCCGGTGCGTGGCGGCGACGGGACCTGTAG
- a CDS encoding FAD-binding oxidoreductase, producing MSTLETTPDAVAEDLRQSVRGPLVGPSDPEYDEARKVYNGAVDRRPAAIVRVADVADVISCVDFARRHQIPLAVRGGGHHGAGFGVWDGAVVIDFADRRSTDVDPVAGTVRADAGCTWGDVDHATGAFGLATPSGFVSTTGVAGLTLGGGTGYLSRHYGLTVDNLVAADVVLADGTFVTADETSHPDLFWALRGGGGNFGVVTSFTFRCHPVGEGGEIVGGPVLYDMADAAEVFRWYRDVLPALPDDLNGWIGVLEVPAAAPFPEELWRRKVCGIVWCYSGPRERADEVLAPVRDFGSPLLTGLQPMPYSVLQSAFDGLLAPGLQWYWKADFYEEITDEAIVLHQRYGETIPTPLSTMHLYPISGAAARVPEDATAFAYRRGGWNGVIAGIDPDPANLERVTEWARDYWEGLHPTSAGGGYVNMMMAEGEERVRAAYRGNYQRLTEIKRRYDPYNLFRINQNIAPA from the coding sequence ATGTCCACACTCGAGACCACACCCGACGCCGTCGCCGAAGATCTGCGCCAGAGCGTGCGCGGACCACTGGTCGGGCCTTCCGACCCGGAGTACGACGAGGCACGCAAGGTGTACAACGGAGCCGTCGACCGGCGCCCCGCCGCCATCGTCCGCGTCGCCGACGTCGCCGACGTGATCAGCTGCGTCGACTTCGCCCGTCGGCACCAGATCCCGCTGGCGGTCCGCGGCGGCGGTCACCACGGCGCCGGCTTCGGCGTCTGGGACGGCGCCGTCGTGATCGACTTCGCCGACCGGCGCTCGACCGACGTCGATCCCGTAGCCGGCACGGTGCGGGCCGACGCCGGGTGCACCTGGGGCGACGTGGACCACGCGACCGGTGCGTTCGGTCTCGCGACGCCTTCGGGCTTCGTCTCCACGACCGGTGTCGCGGGACTCACGCTGGGCGGCGGCACGGGATACCTGAGCCGGCACTACGGACTCACGGTCGACAACCTGGTCGCGGCCGACGTGGTCCTGGCCGACGGCACGTTCGTCACCGCCGACGAGACGAGCCACCCGGACCTCTTCTGGGCGCTGCGCGGCGGGGGCGGCAACTTCGGCGTGGTCACGTCGTTCACCTTCAGGTGTCACCCGGTCGGGGAGGGAGGGGAGATCGTCGGCGGTCCCGTGCTCTACGACATGGCCGACGCCGCCGAGGTGTTCCGGTGGTACCGGGACGTGCTCCCGGCTCTGCCCGACGACCTCAACGGCTGGATCGGCGTCCTGGAGGTGCCGGCGGCGGCCCCGTTCCCCGAGGAGCTGTGGCGCCGCAAGGTCTGCGGCATCGTGTGGTGCTACTCCGGTCCGCGCGAGCGTGCCGACGAGGTGCTGGCACCCGTCCGCGACTTCGGATCGCCGTTGCTGACCGGGCTCCAGCCGATGCCGTACTCGGTCCTGCAGTCGGCGTTCGACGGGCTCCTCGCTCCCGGCCTCCAGTGGTATTGGAAGGCCGACTTCTACGAGGAGATCACCGACGAGGCGATCGTGCTCCACCAGCGGTACGGCGAGACCATCCCGACTCCGCTGTCGACGATGCACCTGTACCCGATCAGCGGTGCAGCGGCCCGCGTGCCGGAGGACGCGACCGCCTTCGCCTACCGCCGGGGCGGGTGGAACGGGGTGATCGCGGGCATCGACCCGGATCCCGCGAACCTCGAGCGGGTCACCGAGTGGGCGCGGGACTACTGGGAGGGCCTGCACCCCACCTCGGCCGGTGGTGGCTACGTCAACATGATGATGGCCGAGGGGGAGGAGCGTGTTCGGGCCGCCTACCGCGGGAACTACCAGCGCCTCACCGAGATCAAACGGCGCTACGACCCGTACAACCTCTTCCGGATCAACCAGAACATCGCGCCGGCGTGA
- the rpmB gene encoding 50S ribosomal protein L28 translates to MAAVCDVCGKKPGFGNNKPWSRKRTRRRFDPNIQRVRAKVGATPKRMNVCTSCLKAGKVSR, encoded by the coding sequence GTGGCTGCAGTCTGCGACGTGTGCGGCAAGAAGCCGGGTTTCGGCAACAACAAGCCGTGGTCGCGTAAGCGCACGCGCCGTCGTTTCGACCCCAACATCCAGCGGGTCCGTGCGAAGGTCGGCGCGACGCCCAAGCGCATGAACGTCTGCACCTCGTGCCTCAAGGCCGGCAAGGTCAGCCGCTGA
- a CDS encoding DAK2 domain-containing protein: MTTRLSPDSFAAWSRACTEALGEARAEIDSLNVFPVPDGDTGTNVYVTFEAASQAMAALEPGASLSALVRAYVDGALLGARGNSGVIMAQLLRASLPALAEYEGGTAGPAAVADAMTAAAAAAYAAVGHPVEGTILTVACRAAEAAQEAVAAGAGIDAMIGAAAAAAREALRRTPEQLERLARSGVVDAGGRALVVVLDTTDHLLTGRFVPDPAPASAVVRPLIDDAADHALDPEGPAYEVMYLLDAPDDAIGRLRTRLDALGDCLVVIGGGRLWNVHVHVDDVGAAIEAGMEAGRPYRIAVTHFAEQGGARASTDGTRAVVAIAAGPGLASLFSDAGAVVVSTTAGADVAVSTVLDTILACGADDVVVLPNSRDFRTVCDAAATQAREAGVHATVIPSWTQVQGLSAIAVHDPGQAFDDDVVAMTSAARGTQHGAITVATETGMTMAGPCLVGDVLGVVDAEFSMIGDEQAEVARKVLDRLMSGSAELVTLVTGAGLEDDVVPRLERWLKARRPDVELVVYDGGQERYPLLVAVE, encoded by the coding sequence ATGACAACACGCCTGTCCCCGGACTCCTTCGCCGCCTGGTCACGGGCGTGCACCGAGGCCTTGGGTGAGGCCCGAGCCGAGATCGACTCGCTCAACGTCTTCCCCGTCCCCGACGGAGACACCGGGACCAACGTCTACGTGACCTTCGAGGCCGCAAGCCAGGCGATGGCGGCCCTCGAGCCGGGCGCATCGTTGTCCGCGCTGGTCCGGGCGTACGTCGACGGCGCCCTTCTCGGAGCGCGCGGCAACTCGGGCGTCATCATGGCCCAGCTCCTGCGTGCGTCGCTGCCTGCGCTGGCCGAGTACGAGGGCGGCACGGCGGGTCCTGCTGCGGTCGCCGACGCCATGACGGCGGCTGCTGCTGCCGCGTACGCCGCAGTCGGACACCCGGTCGAGGGGACGATCCTCACCGTCGCGTGCCGCGCCGCCGAGGCCGCCCAGGAGGCCGTCGCCGCCGGTGCGGGGATCGACGCGATGATCGGGGCCGCCGCCGCTGCGGCGCGCGAGGCGCTGCGGCGCACCCCCGAGCAGCTCGAGCGGCTCGCCAGGTCGGGCGTGGTCGATGCCGGAGGACGGGCACTCGTCGTCGTGCTCGACACCACCGACCACCTCCTGACGGGCCGGTTCGTCCCCGACCCGGCCCCAGCGTCCGCCGTCGTCCGTCCGCTGATCGACGACGCGGCTGATCACGCGCTGGACCCCGAGGGTCCGGCGTACGAGGTCATGTACCTGCTCGACGCGCCCGACGACGCGATCGGCCGGCTCCGCACGCGGCTCGACGCCCTGGGTGACTGCCTCGTCGTGATCGGCGGCGGCCGCCTCTGGAACGTCCACGTGCACGTGGACGACGTCGGAGCCGCGATCGAGGCCGGGATGGAGGCTGGTCGTCCGTACCGGATCGCCGTCACCCACTTCGCCGAGCAGGGTGGTGCGCGTGCGAGCACGGACGGCACGCGGGCCGTGGTGGCGATCGCAGCCGGACCCGGGCTCGCCTCCCTGTTCAGCGACGCCGGCGCGGTGGTGGTGTCCACGACGGCCGGCGCCGACGTCGCCGTGAGCACGGTGCTCGACACGATCCTCGCCTGCGGTGCCGACGACGTCGTCGTGCTCCCCAACAGCCGCGACTTCCGTACGGTCTGCGATGCGGCTGCCACGCAGGCTCGTGAGGCCGGCGTCCACGCGACCGTGATCCCGTCGTGGACGCAGGTGCAGGGACTCTCGGCGATCGCGGTCCACGACCCGGGTCAGGCGTTCGACGACGACGTGGTCGCGATGACGAGCGCCGCGCGCGGGACCCAGCACGGCGCCATCACGGTCGCCACCGAGACGGGCATGACCATGGCGGGGCCGTGCCTGGTCGGCGACGTGCTCGGCGTGGTCGATGCCGAGTTCTCGATGATCGGCGACGAGCAGGCCGAGGTGGCGCGCAAGGTGCTCGACCGGCTGATGTCGGGCAGCGCCGAGCTCGTCACCCTCGTCACCGGCGCCGGACTCGAGGACGACGTGGTCCCA